From Solibaculum mannosilyticum:
ATCAGGTGATGGAGGACGCTTTGGAGGCCGGCGCATCCGACTTCCAAGCCGACGAGGATGTGTTTGAGATCCAGACCGAACCGGAAGATTTTTCCGGCGTGCGGGACGACTTGGCCGCTAAGGGATATGAATTCGTATCGGCTGAAGTGGAGCAGGTGCCGGACACCTATTCCCGCATCGAGGATGCCGATCTGGCGGTCAAGATGGGCAAGCTGCTTGAAATGCTGGAGGATAACGACGACGTCCAAGCCGTATGGCACAACTGGGAGAATCCCGACGAGGACGAGGCGTAACCATCCATCGGTCCTTTAGAGAATGGACAACACGGCCGAAGAAGGCCATGGAAAGGATCGTAACAAACATGAAAAAGGTAATAAAGAAGGCAACGGCAGTATTTTTGGCTTTGACTATGGCGATGAGCCTTGCAAGCTGCCAGGTAAACGAGAAGGAATGGGCTTATAAGGTGGGGGATACAGAAGTTCCCGCGGGCGTATACCGGATTTTCCAGCTGGAGGCGTTCACAGCGGCCAAAGGCCTGGTGGAGGACAGCAGCAAATCCCTGTTTGAACAGCAGATTGAAGGTAAGGATGCCGCCGATTGGATCAACGATACGGTGGACGAACATATCCGCACCTGTATGGCTGCAGAGGCAGAGCTCAAAGAGATGGGCCTGATCCCCCTGAGCCAGGAGGATCAGAACGCCATTGAATCCAGTGCCAAAGCGTCCTGGGATCCGGAGACTACCTCTACCCTTACGGCAAAAAGCATCTATGGACCTTACGGCGTAGGGTACGATAGCTTTAAACAGTACATTTACTATAACGGCCTTGTTTCGCTTCTGCTGGAGGCCAGGTACGGTGAAAACGGTACCGAACCCATTTCCGATGTGGACCTGGCCAATTATTTGCTGGATAACTACTACGCTGCCCACATGTGTTATTATTCAGTGACCTCCACCGAAACAAACGCCACGGTTGTAGCCGACGCTTACAACAACTATGTGGAAGAGTACAACGAAGGCAATGTGACGTGGGAGGACATCCGCGAAAGCGAGCAGTACCGTACCGACAGCGTCAATACCAGCCCTGTGCAGGAAAATGTGATCTTCCCCAAGGAAGATGCCGAAAACACCATGCCGGAGACCCTTCGCCTTGGTTTTGACAACACCGAACCAGGCAAGGCCTTTACCACCAGCGATGAAGGTATATTGTACTTTTTCGTCACCTTTAATCAGGATCAGGCTATGGAGTACGTCACCACTCAGCGCAGCCAATTCCTCTCGGAGTTCAAAGGGGAAGAGATCTATGCTGAGATGACTCAAAAGAGTGAAGAGATGGGCATCGAAAGAAACGATAGCCTCATCAAGAAATATGATCTCAAACAGCTGGAAAAGGACGTCAATAAGAATACATCCAAGGCGGCCCAGAGCCGGCAGGAACAATCAATTGCCCCTGCGTCATCTGGCACAGTGATAGAAAGTTCGTCGCCGGCCTCGGCTGGCGAAAGCGCTGCCTCCTAATCTGAAGAGGCAGTTTTACCTCTGAAAACTACAGTCAAAAGAGCCGATGGAGAAATCCATTGGCTCTTTTTGTATAAAAAGGCTCTGGAAGAGGGGAATATCCACTCCAGCCAGAGCCAAGACGTATTATTTTCTTCAGGATCTCATAGTATGTACCAAACCGAAAGAGGATTAAGCGAGGGAGAGTACCATGGCGATATCGGTCATTTGATACTTAAGTCCGGAAAGTTTCACTTCTTCAAACCCATATTTCCGGTAGAGGGATAAAGCCTCTTTGAGCCGGCTGTTGGTGTAAAGGATGATGCGTTTCGCACTCATCTGACTGGCGGCAGAGATGGCGTGTTCCATCAGACGTTTCCCCAAGCCCTGGCCGCGGCACTCCGGAATCACTGCCATTTTGGCTAATTCAAAGGTATGTTCTCCAGCCGGGATGAGGGACACCGTCCCCACCATGTTATCGTCCT
This genomic window contains:
- a CDS encoding GNAT family N-acetyltransferase, with translation MSTTQTIQINPFTPSDLEDFQRISYQWLSQYDLLEEEDIRILSHPQEVILGPGGCIFVARQDDNMVGTVSLIPAGEHTFELAKMAVIPECRGQGLGKRLMEHAISAASQMSAKRIILYTNSRLKEALSLYRKYGFEEVKLSGLKYQMTDIAMVLSLA